In Clostridium sp., one DNA window encodes the following:
- a CDS encoding ABC transporter ATP-binding protein, whose translation MLEIKNVTKIFKDVKAVSGLSFNVNEGEIVGLLGENGAGKTTTLRMISTMLKPSEGTITVNGYDSAEDSAKVRGEIGILFGGEVGIYDRLSARENMGYFGRLYGMTEEEIDKKIDELTKELKMEEYIDRKAGKFSRGMKQKVSIARAIIHSPSVMLFDEPSTGLDVSAARVIHEFILKCKIENKIILLSSHSMTEVEKLCDRVVIIHKGVLVEKGTIQQLKKKYNNDDLEDVFIELIGGEVHE comes from the coding sequence ATGCTTGAAATAAAGAATGTGACTAAAATATTCAAAGATGTGAAAGCTGTGAGTGGGTTGTCCTTTAATGTAAATGAAGGTGAGATAGTAGGCCTCCTTGGAGAAAATGGTGCTGGAAAAACTACGACTTTAAGAATGATTTCCACGATGTTGAAGCCAAGTGAGGGAACTATAACAGTAAACGGATATGACTCAGCTGAGGATTCAGCAAAAGTTAGAGGAGAGATAGGTATCCTGTTTGGAGGCGAGGTGGGAATTTATGATAGATTGTCTGCAAGAGAAAATATGGGATATTTTGGAAGATTGTATGGAATGACTGAAGAAGAAATAGACAAGAAAATAGATGAGCTTACAAAGGAACTTAAAATGGAAGAGTATATAGACAGAAAAGCAGGAAAGTTTTCAAGAGGCATGAAGCAGAAAGTGTCAATAGCACGCGCCATAATACATTCTCCAAGTGTAATGCTTTTTGATGAGCCTAGTACCGGACTGGACGTTTCGGCAGCAAGGGTGATACATGAATTTATTTTGAAATGCAAGATTGAAAATAAGATAATTCTTCTGTCATCTCATTCAATGACAGAAGTTGAAAAGCTGTGTGACAGGGTTGTGATAATACATAAGGGAGTACTTGTAGAGAAAGGTACTATCCAGCAATTGAAGAAGAAATACAATAATGATGATCTTGAAGATGTATTTATAGAACTGATAGGTGGTGAAGTCCATGAATAA
- a CDS encoding ABC transporter permease, with protein sequence MNNFWVILKKELVDIFRDRKTLIFTILLPIIMYPAMFKIIDLTMRNTIDSVQKSITIAYRGNESSSVYKMLKNMKNIKIDNNGKDTDKLNKGKISLIVDVPEDFDSKVAGENKTDIKVIYDETSNKSSMASSMIKEAFSNYSKSIVDGRLRAKGISTEVLTPFEVKEETVGKQDSNSIGIQILNILPTILIIFMISPTIGIAADLVAGEKERGTFEPLLSTSAGRMSIFWGKLIAISSVAFITLIVTLASMIGSMLYIFSGGGKIGISIGAFAIIGIISLFVLVALSAVEISISIFARSMKEANTYLGGFIVPVMILTYIPFMMDAKSIGFLFFNIPIVNAVVVMKEAIAGVFNPVHISVVLGWHIVYVAAAVFLAKFMFSKEEVVFRS encoded by the coding sequence ATGAATAACTTCTGGGTAATTCTAAAGAAAGAACTTGTAGATATATTCAGAGACAGGAAGACATTGATATTTACCATACTTCTGCCTATTATAATGTACCCGGCAATGTTCAAGATAATAGATTTGACTATGAGAAATACTATCGACTCAGTTCAGAAGAGTATAACCATTGCCTACAGGGGAAATGAAAGTTCTTCAGTTTACAAAATGCTCAAAAATATGAAAAATATAAAAATAGATAATAACGGAAAAGATACTGACAAATTGAACAAAGGTAAAATATCTCTCATAGTCGATGTACCCGAAGACTTCGACTCAAAGGTTGCAGGTGAAAATAAAACCGATATAAAAGTAATATATGATGAAACTTCAAATAAATCCTCCATGGCCTCTTCCATGATAAAGGAAGCCTTCAGCAATTACAGCAAGTCGATAGTTGATGGAAGACTCAGGGCAAAGGGAATAAGCACCGAAGTATTGACTCCATTTGAAGTAAAGGAGGAAACTGTCGGAAAACAGGACAGCAATTCCATAGGAATTCAAATACTCAATATTCTTCCCACCATACTGATTATATTCATGATAAGTCCCACTATAGGAATAGCGGCGGATCTTGTGGCAGGAGAAAAGGAAAGAGGCACTTTCGAACCACTTCTGTCTACATCTGCAGGAAGGATGTCAATATTTTGGGGAAAACTCATCGCCATATCATCTGTGGCATTTATTACACTTATAGTCACTCTGGCTTCAATGATAGGGTCAATGCTCTATATATTCTCGGGTGGAGGGAAAATAGGTATATCCATAGGTGCGTTTGCCATTATAGGGATAATTTCACTGTTTGTACTTGTAGCACTAAGTGCTGTAGAAATATCCATAAGTATATTTGCACGTTCCATGAAGGAGGCAAATACTTATCTTGGAGGTTTTATAGTTCCGGTAATGATACTTACGTATATACCATTTATGATGGATGCAAAGAGTATAGGATTCCTGTTCTTCAATATACCGATAGTAAATGCCGTTGTAGTTATGAAGGAAGCTATTGCAGGTGTATTCAATCCAGTACATATTTCAGTAGTGCTGGGATGGCATATTGTATATGTAGCAGCGGCGGTATTTCTGGCGAAATTTATGTTTTCCAAGGAAGAAGTTGTATTTAGATCTTGA
- a CDS encoding LytR/AlgR family response regulator transcription factor, with protein MVNVLVVEDEKVERETLARMICEAGRNIKVWGAESKYSALDISRKTPIDFFYIDIALKNSSGMDLALELRCMERYKLSWIIFVTSNVNYMLDAFKKTHCYDYVIKPYDKDKVIEMTKLLIAGSYEKSVGKKVDKHVSFSISADISVRIKVEDIVFIAVNLRLMTIYTRDRNYKIRKMSLKKVLDMVDCRDIIQTHRAYAVNINFISSIQKISNKSWEISFGCCGEKAFLSYNFKDEVMKKVGIYA; from the coding sequence ATGGTAAATGTATTGGTTGTAGAAGATGAAAAAGTGGAGAGGGAGACTCTTGCGAGGATGATATGTGAAGCCGGCAGGAACATAAAAGTATGGGGAGCCGAGAGCAAATACAGTGCACTGGATATATCAAGGAAAACACCAATAGACTTTTTCTATATAGATATTGCCTTGAAAAATTCTTCCGGAATGGATCTTGCCCTGGAATTGAGGTGTATGGAAAGGTACAAACTCAGCTGGATAATTTTTGTTACATCAAATGTGAATTACATGCTTGATGCATTCAAGAAAACCCACTGCTATGATTATGTAATCAAACCGTATGACAAGGACAAGGTAATTGAAATGACGAAGCTTCTTATTGCAGGAAGCTATGAAAAGAGTGTAGGCAAAAAAGTAGACAAGCATGTCTCCTTCAGTATTTCTGCGGATATAAGCGTGAGAATAAAGGTGGAGGATATAGTATTTATTGCAGTAAATCTCAGGTTGATGACAATATATACCAGAGACAGAAATTACAAGATTAGGAAGATGTCACTAAAGAAAGTGCTTGATATGGTAGATTGCCGAGATATAATACAGACACACAGGGCCTATGCAGTAAATATAAATTTTATAAGCAGCATACAGAAAATATCAAACAAATCCTGGGAGATAAGCTTTGGCTGCTGCGGCGAAAAGGCATTCCTGAGCTATAACTTCAAAGACGAAGTTATGAAGAAGGTTGGCATATATGCATGA
- a CDS encoding sensor histidine kinase produces the protein MEPLQEFISTFFELTAFMILWSKFNLRRKLNFSIFCKNFVIVVLISIVVVISNDMFGSYYSIAVNYLFMTFLSSFVYKKNIVKNFVQVCTSIMFLMIIELIVMYPLKLIGFDTDTFLFGIVANTFVWIFCIIIYYFIPNSKFEVISKIDYTIVNYILINLILYVIIYKVLWEYDSKLLLNNSVIFICILMIIFILNLFLCYHIVKINEKNKAMEVNSRYIPIIKSMTEDIRRKQHEFKNHLNAIGGLVQVSEGKELKYNLLKYIKSVNCSTEGIEKIAYIDNLILRAVIYSKSSEAEIRGIKFKYNVSNELNEWKVEDYELSEILANILNNAFEAVEDNSNRSVVLNIYKNFDKNVIELKNTVENIDEDNLKKVFKRGFSTKKGENRGYGLYNAKKIVESKEGKIQLSLEDNLICFVILL, from the coding sequence TTGGAGCCATTGCAGGAATTTATTAGTACTTTTTTTGAGCTTACTGCCTTTATGATTTTGTGGTCAAAGTTTAATTTGAGAAGGAAATTGAATTTTAGTATTTTTTGTAAAAATTTTGTTATAGTAGTGTTAATATCAATTGTAGTTGTTATTTCTAATGATATGTTTGGATCATACTACAGTATTGCAGTTAATTATTTATTTATGACATTTTTAAGTTCTTTTGTTTATAAAAAAAATATAGTGAAAAATTTTGTACAGGTTTGCACAAGCATTATGTTTCTTATGATTATAGAACTAATTGTAATGTATCCACTGAAACTTATTGGATTTGATACAGATACGTTTTTGTTTGGTATAGTTGCAAATACATTTGTATGGATTTTTTGTATAATTATATATTATTTTATCCCAAATAGTAAATTTGAAGTTATAAGTAAAATTGATTATACAATTGTAAATTATATTTTAATAAATTTAATTTTATATGTCATAATCTACAAGGTATTATGGGAGTATGATAGCAAATTATTATTAAATAATTCTGTAATATTTATATGTATACTTATGATAATATTTATATTGAATTTATTTTTGTGCTATCATATTGTGAAGATAAATGAAAAAAACAAGGCAATGGAAGTAAACAGCAGATACATTCCCATAATAAAAAGTATGACGGAGGATATAAGGCGCAAGCAGCATGAATTCAAAAATCATCTCAATGCCATAGGAGGACTTGTACAGGTTTCAGAGGGAAAAGAATTGAAATACAATCTTCTTAAATACATAAAATCTGTTAATTGTTCAACTGAAGGCATTGAAAAAATAGCATATATAGACAATTTGATATTGAGGGCAGTAATATACAGCAAATCCAGTGAAGCTGAAATAAGGGGTATCAAATTTAAGTACAATGTTTCAAATGAACTGAATGAATGGAAGGTGGAGGATTACGAGCTGTCCGAAATACTTGCAAATATTTTAAACAATGCCTTTGAGGCAGTTGAGGATAACAGTAATAGATCTGTTGTATTGAATATATATAAAAATTTTGATAAAAACGTAATTGAGTTGAAAAATACTGTGGAAAATATAGATGAGGACAACTTGAAGAAGGTATTCAAAAGGGGATTTTCTACAAAGAAGGGTGAAAACAGGGGATACGGCCTTTACAATGCAAAAAAGATAGTTGAGTCTAAGGAAGGAAAGATTCAGCTATCTTTGGAAGACAATTTAATTTGTTTTGTCATATTACTTTAA
- a CDS encoding AgrD family cyclic lactone autoinducer peptide, giving the protein MNKLNKKLAITKCGFLLAAFAVLVSNTHSFVFLGEPKPPKSLLK; this is encoded by the coding sequence ATGAATAAATTGAATAAAAAACTCGCTATTACAAAATGTGGATTCCTTCTTGCTGCTTTTGCTGTTTTAGTCAGCAATACCCATTCATTTGTTTTCTTAGGAGAACCAAAACCACCTAAAAGCCTTTTAAAGTAA
- a CDS encoding accessory gene regulator ArgB-like protein, which produces MVKNIADKITLYIKYNSYIKDNDSIEKINYSIQVLVNETFKLVVLFTLFTVLGKLNYFLFSLIILLSTRTFSGGYHSNSTLLCLFWTTTFFLFTSIICPLIPVFTAWIYYILALAGITTFLLKSPCENKTRPTRNKKRILHFKIISTCFTVFWMIVLLFFISDDSYLNCGFFTILLQLPQLIYLKREDV; this is translated from the coding sequence ATGGTAAAAAATATAGCAGATAAAATCACACTATATATAAAATATAACAGCTATATAAAAGACAATGACAGTATTGAAAAGATCAACTATTCAATACAGGTGCTCGTAAATGAAACCTTCAAGTTGGTAGTGCTTTTTACTTTGTTTACAGTATTGGGAAAATTGAATTACTTTTTATTTTCCCTTATAATCTTACTTTCCACAAGGACTTTTTCAGGAGGATATCACAGCAACTCGACACTGTTGTGTTTATTTTGGACAACCACATTCTTTTTGTTTACTTCAATAATTTGTCCCTTAATTCCTGTATTCACTGCTTGGATTTATTATATCCTCGCTTTAGCAGGCATAACCACATTTTTACTGAAAAGTCCTTGTGAAAACAAAACAAGACCAACGAGAAACAAAAAGCGTATTTTGCATTTCAAGATAATATCGACTTGTTTTACAGTATTCTGGATGATTGTACTGTTGTTCTTTATATCAGACGATAGCTATCTCAACTGCGGCTTTTTTACAATATTGCTTCAACTGCCTCAATTAATATATCTAAAAAGAGAGGATGTTTAA
- a CDS encoding DUF3298 and DUF4163 domain-containing protein: MLYFSYPDNLSELFDAEDFYLKYSRNDNKDVPVNLSEQKLMPEEFSISYPVIENASNGENISKINEAIIDQVSRLFKSQVLVDGVTDFNQVLGTYEVRLNKSNLLSILFAMYTYVNRAAHGFTKYSSLTIDAKTGHIYSFNELFNQSTDYAAVLNEIAYRYIKDNNITLINEYNGITKDQEYYLTPDSLVIYYQVYEYTPYSYGLFKIEIPYDKIKDIINPSGPIARLI, encoded by the coding sequence ATGCTTTATTTTAGCTATCCAGATAATTTAAGCGAGTTATTCGATGCTGAAGACTTTTATTTAAAATACAGCAGAAATGATAATAAAGATGTGCCTGTGAATTTGTCAGAACAAAAATTGATGCCTGAAGAGTTCAGCATATCGTATCCAGTGATAGAGAATGCCAGCAACGGAGAAAATATATCCAAAATTAATGAGGCGATTATAGACCAGGTAAGCAGACTTTTTAAAAGCCAGGTGCTTGTGGATGGAGTTACGGATTTTAATCAGGTACTTGGAACTTATGAGGTGCGGTTAAATAAAAGTAATTTACTGAGCATATTATTTGCAATGTATACTTATGTAAACAGAGCTGCCCACGGATTTACAAAATACTCTTCTTTAACGATTGATGCAAAGACAGGGCACATATACAGTTTCAATGAATTGTTCAACCAGAGCACAGACTATGCTGCAGTTTTGAATGAAATAGCATATCGGTATATAAAAGACAACAACATAACTTTAATTAATGAATACAATGGCATTACGAAGGATCAGGAATACTATCTAACTCCAGACAGTCTTGTCATTTACTATCAGGTATATGAGTACACACCTTATTCTTATGGACTGTTTAAAATAGAAATTCCATATGACAAAATCAAAGATATAATCAATCCTTCAGGGCCCATTGCCAGATTGATTTAA